The Benincasa hispida cultivar B227 chromosome 9, ASM972705v1, whole genome shotgun sequence genome has a segment encoding these proteins:
- the LOC120086440 gene encoding ABC transporter G family member 25, protein MPSFVGGTQTLTHQPKDSSSLDLPSLVSSSSLPLTLKFVDVSYRVKMTDKNSGNAIGRIFGCGSSDGAPPPVQERSILQGVTGMVSPGEILAILGPSGSGKSTLLNALAGRLQGNGLAGSVLANGRKLTKSILRRTGFVTQDDVLYPHLTVRETLIFCSLLRLPLTLSKQEKIAVAESVIAELGLTKCQDTIIGNAFIRGVSGGERKRVSIAHEMLINPSLLILDEPTSGLDSTAAHRLVTTMAALAHKGKTIVTSIHQPSSRVYQTFDSVLLLSEGRCLYYGKGSEAMSYFESIGFTPSFPMNPADFLLDLANGVYQIDNTSEMEKPNMKQTLITSYNTLLAPRVKAACMETSMLLETMTRERKSSTNTCKASVVSWCNQLSILLQRNLKERKHETFNALRVFQVITAAMLAGLMWWHSDFRDIQDRLGLLFFISIFWGVFPSFNAVFAFPQERAIFLKERASGMYTLSSYFMARVIGDLPMELILPTIFLTVAYWMAELKPELSAFLLTLLVLLGYVLVSQGLGLALGAMIMDAKQASTIVTVTMLAFVLTGGFYVHKVPTCMAWIKYISTTYYSYRLFINVQYGTGDKIWSLLGCSRHGTDKASCKFVEEDVAGQISPALSIGALLFMFVGYRLLAYLALRRIK, encoded by the exons ATGCCTTCCTTTGTTGGTGGAACTCAAACTCTAACTCATCAACCTAAAGATTCATCCTCTCTTGACCTCCCTTCTTtggtctcttcttcttctcttcctcttaCTCTCAAG TTTGTAGACGTGAGTTATCGAGTAAAGATGACGGATAAGAATAGTGGAAATGCCATCGGACGAATTTTCGGTTGTGGCTCGTCCGATGGGGCGCCACCGCCCGTTCAAGAGCGGAGTATTCTACAAGGGGTTACTGGCATGGTGTCTCCAGGAGAGATTCTAGCCATTCTTGGTCCGTCAGGAAGTGGCAAGTCAACTCTTCTCAATGCACTTGCAGGAAGATTGCAG GGTAATGGTCTGGCTGGATCAGTACTGGCCAACGGTCGAAAGTTGACTAAATCCATACTCCGACGGACTGGGTTTGTGACACAGGACGACGTCCTCTACCCGCACTTAACCGTCCGAGAGACACTCATATTCTGCTCTCTTCTCCGACTGCCTCTAACCCTTTCAAAGCAAGAAAAAATCGCGGTCGCCGAGTCGGTGATCGCCGAGCTCGGGCTAACGAAATGCCAAGACACGATCATCGGTAACGCCTTCATTCGTGGCGTCTCTGGCGGAGAACGAAAAAGGGTCAGCATAGCACATGAGATGCTCATAAACCCAAGCCTACTAATCTTGGATGAGCCGACGTCGGGGCTCGACTCGACCGCGGCGCATCGGCTCGTGACGACCATGGCTGCCCTGGCTCACAAGGGCAAGACCATAGTCACTTCAATTCACCAACCTTCGAGTCGGGTGTACCAAACCTTTGACTCGGTGTTGCTGTTGTCGGAAGGAAGATGTTTGTATTATGGGAAAGGAAGTGAAGCAATGAGCTACTTTGAGTCTATTGGTTTCACACCGTCTTTTCCTATGAATCCCGCTGATTTTCTCCTCGATCTCGCCAATG GTGTTTACCAAATTGACAATACAAGTGAAATGGAGAAACCCAACATGAAGCAAACCCTAATTACTTCTTACAACACTCTTTTGGCTCCAAGAGTAAAGGCAGCTTGCATGGAAACATCAATGTTGCTCGAAACAATGACACGTGAAAGGAAATCGTCAACCAATACTTGCAAAGCTAGTGTTGTGTCGTGGTGCAACCAATTGAGTATCTTGCTCCAGAGAAATCTCAAAGAACGAAAACACGAAACCTTCAATGCTCTAAGAGTGTTCCAAGTTATCACCGCAGCGATGCTCGCTGGATTGATGTGGTGGCACTCAGATTTTCGAGATATTCAAGATCGCCTTGGccttctcttcttcatttccATTTTTTGGGGCGTTTTCCCTTCGTTTAACGCAGTCTTTGCATTCCCCCAAGAGCGAGCAATCTTCCTTAAGGAACGAGCTTCTGGTATGTATACGCTATCGTCTTATTTCATGGCTCGAGTCATCGGAGACCTTCCCATGGAGCTCATCCTTCCAACAATCTTCCTCACGGTGGCATATTGGATGGCTGAGCTAAAACCGGAGCTTAGTGCCTTTCTCTTGACATTGTTGGTCCTTCTTGGCTACGTGCTTGTATCGCAAGGTCTCGGCCTCGCTTTAGGCGCAATGATCATGGACGCAAAACAAGCTTCCACCATAGTAACTGTGACAATGTTGGCATTTGTCTTAACGGGAGGATTTTACGTACACAAAGTACCAACCTGCATGGCTTGGATCAAATACATCTCAACCACATATTACAGTTATAGGCTCTTCATCAACGTGCAATACGGCACCGGAGACAAGATATGGTCGTTGCTCGGTTGCTCACGACACGGAACCGACAAAGCAAGCTGCAAATTTGTGGAAGAAGATGTGGCAGGGCAGATAAGCCCTGCATTGAGCATTGGAGCTTTGTTATTTATGTTTGTGGGTTATAGGTTATTGGCATATTTGGCTTTGAGACGCATCAAATAG